The genomic interval attccccccttcaatgtaaagcgctttgggtgtctagaaaagcactatataaatgtaatgaattattaattattgttattattatatttgcaCTTCTGATTAGTTTCATTGTCCAAAGTATAGAGACAATGAAAGTTGAATGTATGTTAATCTTTGTTTTTATGCGTGTTGTTTTTGTGTCATGCATACTTATGGCTGCGGTATTGTGTAAAACCTGCATGCATATGTTTTCAGGGAGACTGGAGGTCAGGCTGATGGGTTGTCAGGACCTCCTGGAGTCAGTTCCAGGCCGCTGTCGGGTAAGCAACATGTCCTCTGCCCCTGGAAGTCCCTCTGAGTCCAAATCACTAAGGATGAGAACTGGCCTCTCCACCCGCAGCACCAACGGCAAGACCACCAAGACTGACGAGATCTCATGTGAGTCTCTCATGGGTCGCAGAgtgatatatatttgtataatggTTTTGACAGTAATCTCTGTCTCACTGTGGAGAGTGACAGAAGGAATCTGTATTTTCCTATCTTGTCCAGTGAGTCTAAAATAGTTCAAATAAACAGGCTGAATGGAATTGAATAGTCCTTTTTCACCAAGTCATTAGAAATCAAATGACTTCATtcttacattattattattattattacatgacatttttttaaatgaatgatttAAGTATTTTTCTTAAGTAAAATGCTTCTTTAATAGTTTTCCTTTTTATGTGTTTTCTTTTAGCTGAGATCAGTGCTGTGTTGAAGGTGGATAACAAGATAGTTGGTCGGACACATTGGCGGCCTCTGAGTAAGGAGGCCTGGAATCAAAGCTTTAGCATTGAACTCGAACGGGTCAGTGCCAACAAATTCTACTGCATATTTCATAGACATATCtagtaaataaataagagtTTTGAATTCATATCAGTAGTTCACCCCTAATGGATATCACAATCTCAAACTCCTGGTCTGAGTGCTTTTACAGCTTGCAATTTATAACTGTCAGTCATCCCGGGCAACACTTACCACATCTGTTTTATGTAAAAGTGCCTGTGATGGCACTGGCTGAAGGTTTTTTCCTCACCTTCATTAACACCGCTTTACTCCCAGAGTGCAATCAGCCGCCTCCAAAATAATCCAAACTAATCCTGCGACATTACTGTAATCTTTTGCTCACCCTTTGGACACTCAGCCTCAATACTGGCCAAGTCGGCATGCAGCTCTCACCAAGTTGATTCAGCTGTAGCGAtggaaaatgataatttatttcaGGATTACTCAGTTTTTCTTTCAAAGGCTGTGCTTCATATCAGTTTCATGAATGCTGTGCCTGTATTTGAGGTTTTGATTGTCTTATACACTAAGTTATGTTTTTCTGACTTCTCAGCAAGCACATTTTGATGCATCccaatgtcaaaaaaaaaaaactcagatTAAACTGCTTTCTATTAATAGTACAATGCTTAAAACGCATATATCAGTTTTAATCAATTGTAATCGGCAGAATTTTTGGTAACACTACCattccaaagtttggaggtctgtaagaatttatttattttttaagatcttaattatgttattattattaaccaaAAGTGACATTATACTTTAACAATTCTTAtgtcagataaatgctgttcttttggactttatattcatcataaaatccaaaaaatgtatcacgatttccacaaaaatgtaaaggtcccatggcatgacattttttttttatgaggtttttcaacattaatatgagttcccctagcctgaatgtgTTCCCgaagtggctagaaattttgatcggtgtaaaacgagttctggctgtctttctctgcctttgagaaaatgagagctcagacgagctgatcttaaattctcctgttatgatgtCATACCAAGAAgggtttcctccccttcctctgctttgcacaatacaatacaataactgtttctcagcaatctttccccagcccAGTCTCTCACTGTCTCGACTGGCAGTGAGTGCTGCTGCTCACACCTGACTataccacgccccctccgcacataatctcatttcaaatgcaaaaatgtcagccaatcacTACAGTGGGTGTTTTTACTGAAGACtcactcacagcagacacgcctcttgaaacagagcattcaagccagagggctagtatcagtatagaaaaaatgccttttgtttctaaattgacatttttttttttatgtaaaaaccatactaacaatataagtacaccccaggaaacattataaaataataaaacaatccatgccatgggacctttaagcaGCAACTATTTTCACCATTGATAatataataatcagaaatgtttcttgatcaataaatcagcatatgagaattatttctgaaggatcatagaCATTGGAGTACTGCTGCTGCTGAAAAGTCAGCTCTGCGATTTGtatgtatatttgtatttatatatttttaaatatattaaaataaagaaaggtcattttaaattgtattatttcaCAATTACTTTTGACTGTTTTTACTGTGAGGACCATTATGAGGTTTAAAGAGAGAACTAGAACTACAGTTGATATCTGAATATTTCTGCCTCTTACATGACCTTCGACCCCTAGTCTCGGGAGCTGGAGATTGCAGTGTACTGGCGAGACTGGAGGTCCCTGTGTGCCGTGAAGTTCCTGCGATTAGAAGACTTCCTAGACAACCAGCGGCATGGCATGTGTCTTTATCTAGAGCCACAGGGCACGCTGTTCACAGAGGTGAGAGAATCTCTCAACACCTTCATCCTAGTGCTAAATCATGCAGTGTGTGGTACAATTTAGAGCTGCTATGCATTTAGTTTAGGACTTTCTACAGAGCTTAATGCATTAACCTAATATAGTATATAGTCATATAGTCAACTATTAATAGTGCAGTGTGGTTTCAGGTGAGATTCATCAATCCTGTCATTGAGCGGCATCCTAAACTACAACGACAAAAACGGATTTTCCCAAAAGAAAAAGGTGCGCTTGACCTCACATTTCTTCAGTGTTGTCCTTCTCCCAGGGGGTCTGGTACTCATAAGTGATTGTCACAATCTCTCATAATCACTTGAATGCTTCAAAACTATAAAGTGATGTTATGGTGCTATTAATATGAAATGTAGATggagttttgtatttttaagaatagagtaatgttttatttgcatattaaattgCTGATTTAATGCTGCTTTCAGGGAAAAATTTCCTGCGGGCAGCGCAGATGAATATGAACTTTGCCACTTGGGGCCGTCTAATGATGAGCGTTCTGCCCCCCTGCAACAGCACCGTCACCGCCCTGAGCCCTCCGCTGCCCGGCTCTGAACCCACATCCCCTCCATCTGTGTCCACGCCCCCTTCCTCTGGGTGAGACATGGACGGGTGTCCCTGGGGTTTTGTTTGAGGAAAATATGTCCATTAATAAGTGTGAAAAGTCATTCTTGTTCTGCATTGTGGCTGTTTATTTCACAGAGAATCAGCAGTTGTTAAACTGAATTTCAGCGAGGAGCGTCCCGCCAAGCCCCCGCGCATCCACTTGGCAAAGAACCCTACAACTGACGAATCACTTTTTGCGGTACTTCTTGTGGATAAACACTTGCAGTTCTATATTGCTCTGATTAAAGTCGTAATTGTGTTTTGGGATGTGTTTCCCAGACTTCTACCAGAGTAAATTCCTCTGAGGATCAGCAAGTTCTCAAAGGCGGGCCTGTATCCCAACCTACTCCTCAGTAAGTCAATATGTTATTTATAAGTGCTATCATTATTGCTTGTGTCCGAGATTAAGGGCTTGGAAAATCCCTTACCCTAAGTCTAAATTTCAACATGTGTCCTCATATTGTTTGTATCTTTTCTTCTTTTCCAATTgctctttttttctcagtttCAACTCACTGTATGTTGTATATATCCTGTTTCATAGGAGGAACGAGGGGTTGCAGATGGATGACTTCAATTGCATTTCTGTTTTAGGAAGAGGGCACTTTGGAAAGGTAAAACCACAGCTGTCCTTCAGTACTGTAATCAGATGATTCTGGAGGTTGGTGTTGACTCAATCTTATTGTCTTTCATTGAAGGTCCTGCTGGCTGAGTTCAAGAGAACTGGGAAACTATATGCCATCAAAGCTCTGAAGAAAGGGGACGTTGTGACCCGGGATGAAGTGGACAGGTGAGGTATTCTGTATCGCAGTGTCAGGAATGTCTGTGCAAACACCATGAATGGGATATGGATAATTTGTAGTCCAATATTTGTTGCCCAAattgctatacaaataaatttaaatttattgaaaaaaagtaaatgaagcctaaaaatatgactttatttaaTACAATGGCAATAGAGCTTTAATTATGAAAACTTTTTGAGATCATCTTTGCATAAATGGGTATGTGCATACATGCATACCAGTTTTAGAGTTTATTTCAGATTGCATTTGGATTATTACATTTATGATAGGAAATATATGCTGTGCATACTGTCCGTGTCCTCATTTTACTCTTAATActgtcatttacatttaatcatttagcagacgcttttattcaaaaaggggagagcaatagaagcaacaaccccccccccaacccccccagcccccaaaaaaaaaaaacaaaaaaaaaaaaacagtaaaagtaTTTGGATAGtgtttattggtcaggtgcaataaAGATGCTTTTTGAAAATGCCTAAAGACTCGGCTGCACGAATTAAGATCGGCAGGttattccaccaggtgggaacggtccaggaaaaggtCCATGAGAGTTATTTCATGCCTCTTTAGGTTGGAACCACGTCGTTCACTTGCAGAACGTAAGCTTCTgaagggtgtgtaagtctgaacaagcgagtttaTGTATATTGGTGCACAGCTGGTGGTTTCTTTGTAGGCGAGcacttgaatttgatgcgagtgGCCATTGGCAGCCAGTGCAGTCTAATGAAGAGAGGCATAAtgtgcgctctcttcggctcgtCATTTATAAATGTAGCTCACATCTGTTAGGtaccttttatatttttagaaagGGGATGCTTGTAAGGGTATCATTATCAAGTTCTtagaatttaaatgttttaaagctCTGATTTAGTGGACGCCTCCAACTGTATTTGGTTTGTATTATATTgtgaattcatttttttttaatatagtttAATGTGTGAAAAGAGGATTTTTGAGACCATCAATGTGTCCCGCCATCCTTTCTTGGTGAACCTGTATGGGTGCTTCCAGACACCTGACCATGTGTGCTTTGTGATGGAATATTCACCTGGAGGAGACCTGATGACCCACATCCACAACAACATCTTCTCTGAACGGCAGACTaggtaaacacacacattttatggggactttccactaaacctacccatcacagaaagcTTTCAGCATTTTTGCAAAATATCACTTGAAAACAAACATCAGCTCTTTTTCTATTGGGGCCTTTACTATATTTGTGGTGATAATTGGTCCTCTCAATGTAGGATTaacaagaacacacacacgcgcgcggaGTGGTTAATTACAGAGCATTTACATAATTGCAACACTTGTTCACATGTTCTCAGACGCGCACTGAAtatttttagcattgtatatttttagCATGGGCACGTTCATCTGTCTGTGACTAAACTGAGGGTTTTTCTGgcaggttttattctgcatGTGTATTACTGGGTCTAGAGTTTCTGCACCAGAACCGGATTGTCTATAGGTATCTACACTATTACTTTTTCTATTATTCAACGATTACCAGATTCTTATATTATATGCAGAtatgaaataataatgaatgtgtgGTTTCTCTTTTTCCTCCTTGCAGGGACCTAAAGTTGGACAACCTGTTAATGGATTCTGACGGCTTTGTGAGAATTGCAGATTTTGGACTTTGCAAAGAAGGTATATTTAAACAATACCATTTCTCTTGTGGAACAAGGTTTGTTTGTTCATGTCAAATTACTATTTGAGCAGTAACCAAACTGTCGCCTTCAATTAGGTATGGGACATGGTGATCGTACGTCAACCTTTTGTGGAACCCCGGAGTTCCTGGCCCCGGAGGTTTTGACAGACAGCACTTACACCCGCGCAGTGGACTGGTGGGGTTTGGGTGTGCTCATCTATGAGATGCTAGTGGGAGAGGTCAGTTCTGGTCCTCAGACTAACTCCatgttgtaatgtttttttttaaattaaatgtattcaaaGGTGTGTTAAATGAAtctaaagtaaaagtaaacaaaaaatgtattacagttCCCCCATAATATTAtgcaactgtttttaacattgatagttataataatttttttcttgatCAGTagatcatcatattagaatgatttatgaaagataatgtaacactgaagactgaagagagtaatgatgctgaaaattttgctttgccatcacaggaataagtgacattttaaattgtgataatatttcacattatgcAGCCTTCTTGAGAATAAgacatctttcaaaaacaactccaaatctttgtttgtgttcttGTGGTTGccagtctccattccccggtgATGATGAGGAGGAGGTGTTTGACAGCATAGTGAATGATGAAGTGCGCTACCCAAGGTTTTTGTCCCCGGAGTCGGTCTCTGTGGTCCAAAAGGTAACCGCTCATCCCTCTCATAGAAAAACTGAAATTGAAATCAAATCGACTCCAACTGCATCTTTTCATTGCAGTTGTTGCAGAAGAACCCTGAAAAACGACTGGGCGCTGGAGACCAAGATGCCAATGAAGTGAAGAAACACAGGTTTTTCCAGGTGACAGTCACTAATAGTTTTGGCTACCTTAGAGAAGCTTCTTTTAAACCTTCTTTTTAAAAGCCCCGTTTCTCTCCACAGGGCATAGACTGGGAAGCCCTGTTGGCTAAAAGAGTCAAACCTCCTTTCCTGCCGTCAATTAAAGCACCAGCAGACGTCAGTAACTTTGATGAGGAGTTCACGCGCCTGAAGCCAGTCCTGACCCCTCCGCAGACTCCGTTCTTCCTCACATCCGAGCAGCAGGAGTTCTTTGCAGACTTTGACTTCTCTGCCTTGCACTGACTTCCACTCTATTAAACTCGGAAGGGGTTGTGACACATCAGATCTCGGCTTTCTTTTCTCTCTGTCTTGTTTATCCAATTATTCTCTCCCTCTCGATGCAGTCAAATCAAGTGAAGCTGGCCCTGCGTCACCCTTTAAAAGCTGCTGTATGCTTTTCATGAAACCGGCTGAAAATGTGTGCTTAAACTCCAAAGACAGTCCAGACTAGACTTTAAAACCAAGAGGAAACCATGCGATCAAACCCGATCAGGACTTTGCGGTCACCACTGTGAGTAATGTCAGATCTGCTCCGTATACCCCTGATATTTATACATGCAgttataaatgtacattaatgttatttttggGAGGTTATAATGTTTATCGTGTGCAGATGTTTATTTTTAGTCGGCTGTTAAAATAAAGAGAAGTCTTCCTGTTACAATGAACTATGATGCCAAAATACACTTGCACTTGTTACTGAACAGATGATAATTGTCCGAACGCTGTGCCGTTTTTAAGGATTTCTGATGTAGTGCTGATCCGAGCGATGCGTCTTAAGCTCCTTAAGTTCCAGGCTGTAACTATGGGACTGTGTGCTCCGTGTTAGACCATGCAAATTCCACCACGCTCTGACTATGTGATGTATGTTCATGTTAAACCCTTACATTTTGATCTCTGGTTGTCCCTAATCTGGATTTGATTTAGGATTGGTGCCCCAGATAAATGTTGCTTGTTGATTTTTGAAGTTTCCAAACCCAGTACTTCCAGACGTCTTGCGACTTGCGGCTTCAAACGTCAACTTGCTCTATCCTGCCTTTCTCTTTATAGCCGTCCTCTGGACAAATGTAGGACTGTTGAATTAGACTAGGCATATTCTACTCGATGTCTTGGCATGATACGGTTAGCTCCTTCGCTCACTAAGATGATATTGAAGAAGAGATGTTGTTCCTTATTTAACATGTTTGTCTAAATTTTACTTTTCTACATCAGGCCACCATTGCATCATTGTTAATGTGCTTTACTACTGATAGGTTACACTGTGAACAAAATGAcactaaaatatttaaatgaaacttGTCATTTCTATGAGCCACATGAAGGATAATAAAATATCGGAGTAAATGTATTTGAATGGGATGAATGtattttcagaaataaaatacgATGTGACCAAGTTGTTcagtttattgattattaatgtttcaaaatattacatAGAGGAACAAAAAATTGCATAACTTTGATCAAAACGGCACAAATCATTCATGACATCTCAGAATTAAAAACACTCAAGTGCAAAAGAAAACTGTAAAGAAAcgtaaaaggaaaaaaaactattattgcTTTTTCTGCCTGTATATTAATAACTTCTAACTAATGTTTGTTAAAGAAAAAGTGGATTTCATTGTACTGTATTTATCAACCAAACACTATTTTAATCTGTTCTGGTCCAAAACGGAGCGGAATTTAACAGTCAACGGAGTGTCACATGCACTTCCATCTTTATATCTTTAAGCTGCTGATGTGTAATAGGAAATACCctgtttatataaaaataaagtttagcaaaaaacaaaccaaaaaacatTCTGTAATGTTGAACATTACTGCACTGATTATGTTTGTATTCTAATTTTGTTCATTTCTCATGTGTATTGTATAGATTGTAAAGATAAATTGGtacatttaatattataaaatcacATTACAAGCATATTGAAATTTCACTACTGATATATAAAGTGCTATAGGAAATTATTTCACATGAACGTAACCTATCTGAAATTGATCCTTAAATGGTTGTAACTGTTTCACAAGTTCAATAATTGCACAAATCATTGCTGATGTAACAATTACAGCATCTGCTGCTATAAAATAAGCTGACAGACTGTCTAGTTAAATTACTTTTGTCGAACAGCTTTTCAGTACCATGAAAAAGATTGTTTGAGCAGAGCcaagataataaataataaacatataAAATTGTAATATCTCATCTCGTATATTGCATTAAGGGGAAACCACAATACAGCTAAATGCTCTTGtgattttgtgctttttttgtttgctATTAAAATGTGCAAAATCAGCACAGgctaattatttatgtaatatCTGGGCAAAGTATTTACAAAACACTTTTATAGAAAAGCTCATTCCAACCTATTTGATAACACTTGATCAAAAATCATTGCAACTACAATGTTCATGCATTTAAGAATcactttggaaatgtaatggGTCATTCACAAGGAAGGAGAAGTACATTAGATGTAGTAGCAGATGCAATTTCCACCAAAACATCAACTTCCATTTAATGGATTATTTGTCAGGGCAGTCATGACTCCCAGGGAATTAAATGGGATCGTTGCCTTGCTTGAAATACACATGCTCCCAAACCACTGGTTCCCAAAAACAGAAGAAACCCCAGAGATTGCGCAGGGTTCCACGATCAAAAGGGTTTTCGTCTACGCCGCAGTGCTTGAGGTAAGAGATTCTGTGCCGAGACATGAACTCCCATGTGGTGGTATTTAGGGACACCAGGTACAGGTGAGAGCCCAGGAGGAGGAGCACGGTCAGAGATAGGACCGCAACCACCGCTGCTGCTCCCAAGAGCACGCCGTTGGTCCTCAGCCATAGCTGCCAGGTGGGAGCGTGACTGAAACCAGACCTGTACAAGATTTAAAGGGgttctatattattattattattattatttacattttaatgtgatAAAGATTGCCAAGTTACAAAGCACCACACCAAAGGGAGTTCTtccatatatacagtatattgctaaaagttttgggatgattgcttttacatgcacatgaactttaatgatatctcattcttaatccgtagggatTAATATGGATTTGGCCCACTCTTTGtggctataacagcttcaactcttctgggaaagcTTTCCACaaagtttaggagtgtgtttatgggactatttgaccattcttctagaagcacatttgtgaaaTTGTTGTAGGCCCGAGAAAGCCTGGCTCACAGTCGCCGtgctaattcatcccaaagatgttctgtcgggttgagttcaggactctgtgcaggcagtcaagttcctccataCCAAACTTGCTCACTGCTCACGGAACTTGCTTTGTGCATTGGTGCACAGTCACATTgcaacaggaaggggccatccccaaactgttcccacaaagatgggagcatgaaattgccaaaaatgtcttggtatactGAAGCATTAAACTGAAGAGTTATTTTAACTGGAACTAAGGTGCCAAACCAAACCCTGAAAAAAAACCAACTCAACACCATAATCCACCCTCTAACAAACTTTGCACGTGGCAcagtgcagtcaggcaagtaccgtactcctggcaaccgccaaacccagacttgtccatcgTATACTATACAGACAGGCAACTTTACAATGCACTTGATGTAAGGTTTGGATGCAACTAGTGGCCATGGCCAATAACACACTGTtattgagctaatctgaaggccacaggtCTGTAGCTTTGACTCTGTAGAAAGCTTGCGACATCTGCGcgctgtgcacctcagcatgctcTGAcccctctgtgattttacgtggcctaccacttcgtggcagggttgctgttgttcccattTACTTCCACTTTGATATAATACCACTAATAGTTGActgtagaatatttagtagtgaggaaggTTGCGATTCATGAAATtatcacagtaccacgcttgctcctgagagcgaccattccttcacaaatgtttgtagaagcagtctacATGACtaatgcttgattttatacagctTTGGCCATGGATGTAAATAGAATACCTGAATTAAATTATTTGGAGTGGTGTCCCAATACTTATacgcaatatagtgtatatataataagaaatatttctgaACTCCCTAAAAAAAGTACACATCACAGTATTTGCATACACAAAAAAGGGGGGCAAAGCCTGACTGAGTTGCTTTAGGAGGTGTGACAATTCCTGAAACATGCTTGAAGCAGTTGACTAATCACAAAACATTGGTCcagttgaccaatcagagcacattgcgcttttcagaaggaggggcttcatggTGACAGGAACTAAACATAACGTTACAGACAGATTGGAAGTAGATTGAAGGtgtgaaaaataatgtgttttttcgAACTGCAATATGTTCTTTTCTGGATGCTTTCATTTTGATAAAATGGTTTGCGAACACTTTTTTAGCATTgaaagaaataaatacattatttagGATAATGTATTGTATGCATTTTATAAAGGCCAGTTCACACCGCAGCGACAGATGCCGACCAATGCAGAAAATTACAGATTACAGTACATCACTTGTCAGACATTCCACTGCGTGACAAACGCCGATTGAATGAGCAATGgcgacacacacactgatccaACAAAAACCCAATGAAGAGCATGTTGCATTTGGTCAGTGTCTGTCTGTGCAGTGTGAAGGCCTTTAGTTGTACTCACCAGGCCATGTACAGTCCCCACAGTAAGACGACAAGCTGGACAGCCAGATAAAGCACAAACCAGCGGTGGTTTCTCTCCCCAACGCAGTTCTCTATCCAGGGGCAGTGATGATCATAGCGCCGCACACAGTGCTGACACGTCTGGCAGTGTTTGGATCTCATGGGTTGCTATGTCAAAGTGTGCATAGTGTCCATTTATAATTGGTTCAATGTTCAAACAAAGCTGTTTTTCCTATGCTTGAATATATCATGTTTATTATCATAAACCAAAAAGAAAATGATAAAACCTACATTTAAATTGCATTTTcattaactaaaataaaaattaaaaataaaggaaggtaacacttttttaaataaggtctcatttgttaacattagataatgcattaactttttaattttacagcatttatcaaacttagttttttagttaataagcatgttcatgttagttcagttaccttaactaatgttaacagataatattttaatttaataatgttttagtaaatattaatatattagtccctattatggatttttgaaaattacctttcatgtagtgtgtaacagttctaagtgaatgaaaacatcctGTAAAAGTTTTAAATTCTGAAACTGCTGCAcatataaagttattgtctctcaAAAGTAAGAGTCGACGCTGAGtcaattaaagctacactgtgtaactttttagtttactcttagctaaaaacacttagttctttcaaaaatatatgtgctcattaatgtatatttacttctttcaagtaataaagtattctcgtaagtttataatatgccattgaaaatgcatacgggtgaggggttcgaatgccggtcgccatgttgcccctccgtCTTGacagtacattagccaaagagggacatacccataaattgaCCCTTCGCTAAGCCACGCCCGAATACCACCACAGGCCAATCGTGGCTTAGCAACCGTAACTAGGCACGGAAGGTCTGTCAAGCTTTCGAGCGAGGGAAACATGCCGATGCAAATCTGTGCGTATGGATTGTGCAATCTGATGCCTATCCTAAAAGTTTGGACAGatggtgtatttttttttccttccccaAAACGTAAAACTGAAGGTAAGAAATACCAGCCTTGAATcaagctgtgtgtgtgagaccccATTCACAACGTTAAATGTCGTCAGGATTAACAAAAACACCTACGTTTGCTTCAACAAACTGAAAATACATGAGGTTTTTGACTGATGCAAGTTATTACATATGATGCAGTATATAGACTATAAAAAGAACTGTCTtagctttatttattagttttgtattgtagttttgtttagacaaaatgtgtgcaaattaaGACCTTCATCATAAGGATTGTTGCAGTGGCtgtgtttataatattaataaaacccaTCATGTTTGAGAGACTGGCTTTCTGTTATAAGGTTTCAGTAAATGTGTGGTTTTTGATGAATGGCTCAGGTC from Pseudorasbora parva isolate DD20220531a chromosome 3, ASM2467924v1, whole genome shotgun sequence carries:
- the pkn3 gene encoding serine/threonine-protein kinase N2 isoform X1 — protein: MSGVTLQSSCLRGLAEGDLMDPEFQQRVEDAIALLRQEIQKELKIKEAAERLRRAVTNRKSAADVDGQLRASSRKLEQLHWELQELNARAMATQKETVTADATSPDPCHWEEVTSPLGSRVRTLKKQLTMELKVKQGAENIIQTYTNSSVKDRKMLSTAQQMLQDSKTKIELLRMQIVKVTQTREGERETTQPEGRPSETISSLELRVEELRHHLKIEAAVAEGAKNVVKQLGVRKVQDRRALAEAQARLQESSQKLDLLRLSLEQRLGELPHDHPKRAGIKEELTVGSSPVVGLHRDRLRSSSSASSSFFKPTSLTGRLEVRLMGCQDLLESVPGRCRVSNMSSAPGSPSESKSLRMRTGLSTRSTNGKTTKTDEISSEISAVLKVDNKIVGRTHWRPLSKEAWNQSFSIELERSRELEIAVYWRDWRSLCAVKFLRLEDFLDNQRHGMCLYLEPQGTLFTEVRFINPVIERHPKLQRQKRIFPKEKGKNFLRAAQMNMNFATWGRLMMSVLPPCNSTVTALSPPLPGSEPTSPPSVSTPPSSGESAVVKLNFSEERPAKPPRIHLAKNPTTDESLFATSTRVNSSEDQQVLKGGPVSQPTPQRNEGLQMDDFNCISVLGRGHFGKVLLAEFKRTGKLYAIKALKKGDVVTRDEVDSLMCEKRIFETINVSRHPFLVNLYGCFQTPDHVCFVMEYSPGGDLMTHIHNNIFSERQTRFYSACVLLGLEFLHQNRIVYRDLKLDNLLMDSDGFVRIADFGLCKEGMGHGDRTSTFCGTPEFLAPEVLTDSTYTRAVDWWGLGVLIYEMLVGESPFPGDDEEEVFDSIVNDEVRYPRFLSPESVSVVQKLLQKNPEKRLGAGDQDANEVKKHRFFQGIDWEALLAKRVKPPFLPSIKAPADVSNFDEEFTRLKPVLTPPQTPFFLTSEQQEFFADFDFSALH
- the zdhhc12b gene encoding palmitoyltransferase ZDHHC12-B; translated protein: MFKNVFGSGFLVRTAHVILTWVITLILFLHDTDLRKQEETGELTLPVLFVLLVLVSVLLYFAVSLMDPGFVLSDDCDLQFTLGIAEETQDMIPQTTKSIRLRRCGHCLVQQPMRSKHCQTCQHCVRRYDHHCPWIENCVGERNHRWFVLYLAVQLVVLLWGLYMAWSGFSHAPTWQLWLRTNGVLLGAAAVVAVLSLTVLLLLGSHLYLVSLNTTTWEFMSRHRISYLKHCGVDENPFDRGTLRNLWGFFCFWEPVVWEHVYFKQGNDPI
- the pkn3 gene encoding serine/threonine-protein kinase N2 isoform X2, whose translation is MGVKEEQGDVKQPSESSQNMTDDLLSCIERGRALWTDRKMLSTAQQMLQDSKTKIELLRMQIVKVTQTREGERETTQPEGRPSETISSLELRVEELRHHLKIEAAVAEGAKNVVKQLGVRKVQDRRALAEAQARLQESSQKLDLLRLSLEQRLGELPHDHPKRAGIKEELTVGSSPVVGLHRDRLRSSSSASSSFFKPTSLTGRLEVRLMGCQDLLESVPGRCRVSNMSSAPGSPSESKSLRMRTGLSTRSTNGKTTKTDEISSEISAVLKVDNKIVGRTHWRPLSKEAWNQSFSIELERSRELEIAVYWRDWRSLCAVKFLRLEDFLDNQRHGMCLYLEPQGTLFTEVRFINPVIERHPKLQRQKRIFPKEKGKNFLRAAQMNMNFATWGRLMMSVLPPCNSTVTALSPPLPGSEPTSPPSVSTPPSSGESAVVKLNFSEERPAKPPRIHLAKNPTTDESLFATSTRVNSSEDQQVLKGGPVSQPTPQRNEGLQMDDFNCISVLGRGHFGKVLLAEFKRTGKLYAIKALKKGDVVTRDEVDSLMCEKRIFETINVSRHPFLVNLYGCFQTPDHVCFVMEYSPGGDLMTHIHNNIFSERQTRFYSACVLLGLEFLHQNRIVYRDLKLDNLLMDSDGFVRIADFGLCKEGMGHGDRTSTFCGTPEFLAPEVLTDSTYTRAVDWWGLGVLIYEMLVGESPFPGDDEEEVFDSIVNDEVRYPRFLSPESVSVVQKLLQKNPEKRLGAGDQDANEVKKHRFFQGIDWEALLAKRVKPPFLPSIKAPADVSNFDEEFTRLKPVLTPPQTPFFLTSEQQEFFADFDFSALH